One window from the genome of Leucobacter aridicollis encodes:
- a CDS encoding heparan-alpha-glucosaminide N-acetyltransferase domain-containing protein, with translation MERTAPSLTRPKAGTGRGAARYVGIDLARFLAVLGMMANHLVAVSEMDPTASELNQRAGEIATTLTSGIAAALFAVLGGISAVFASRRALSAGRPGAAIASIMLRGVILMVLGLALGALDVPIIVVLSYYGVAMILVAVFIVAPSWLIGVAAGALWLGGGFVNATARSALDIVEEAGSPSFESVADAPFETLRGMILTGVYPAITWVAYLLVGILIARALLAANARGTLGRSALGLAAFGALLATAATLISNWTLANLARFGVSAPDGLDMATFVEYLGMQQFGSPNSPELWSQLIAAPHSGSPAEMLRTVGIALAVIGLLVTLFDTHDRGPSRFTDVFRAAGAAPLTIYTLHLLATALVYAPLYAGVEMPDGANWWVAGLGAFGVQLAGVLVIGVILSVTGKRGPLEALTSGIVRTLTRT, from the coding sequence ATGGAACGAACTGCACCGTCATTGACGCGCCCGAAAGCGGGCACAGGCCGCGGGGCGGCACGCTACGTCGGAATTGACCTCGCCAGGTTTCTCGCCGTCCTCGGCATGATGGCAAATCACCTGGTCGCGGTCTCCGAAATGGATCCGACCGCGTCCGAGCTCAACCAGCGAGCGGGCGAGATCGCAACGACGCTCACGAGCGGGATCGCTGCCGCCCTGTTCGCTGTGCTTGGAGGCATCAGCGCCGTGTTCGCCAGCCGGCGCGCGCTGAGCGCCGGAAGGCCTGGCGCGGCCATCGCATCGATCATGCTGCGCGGTGTGATCCTCATGGTCCTCGGTCTCGCGCTCGGCGCGCTCGACGTGCCAATCATTGTCGTGCTCAGCTACTACGGCGTTGCGATGATTCTCGTCGCGGTCTTCATCGTCGCCCCATCCTGGCTGATCGGGGTCGCCGCTGGCGCCCTCTGGCTCGGCGGCGGCTTCGTGAATGCGACCGCCAGAAGTGCACTCGACATCGTCGAGGAGGCGGGATCGCCCTCGTTTGAGTCTGTCGCCGACGCGCCGTTCGAGACGCTGCGCGGAATGATCCTCACCGGCGTCTACCCCGCAATCACCTGGGTTGCCTACCTGCTCGTCGGCATCCTGATTGCCAGAGCCCTGCTCGCGGCGAACGCCCGCGGCACACTCGGCCGCTCGGCTCTCGGGCTCGCAGCGTTCGGTGCGCTCCTCGCGACGGCGGCGACGCTCATCTCGAACTGGACGCTCGCGAACCTCGCGCGGTTCGGCGTCTCTGCACCCGACGGCCTCGACATGGCGACATTCGTCGAATACCTCGGCATGCAGCAGTTCGGCTCGCCAAACTCTCCCGAGCTCTGGTCGCAGCTCATCGCCGCGCCCCACTCGGGTTCACCGGCCGAAATGCTTCGCACAGTGGGTATCGCACTCGCCGTCATCGGGCTGCTCGTCACCCTGTTCGACACCCACGACCGGGGCCCCAGCCGCTTCACAGACGTATTCCGCGCTGCGGGTGCCGCCCCGCTCACGATCTACACGCTACACCTGCTCGCGACCGCCCTCGTCTACGCGCCGCTCTACGCCGGCGTCGAGATGCCAGACGGAGCGAATTGGTGGGTCGCCGGTCTCGGCGCGTTCGGAGTCCAGCTTGCGGGAGTGCTCGTCATCGGTGTCATCCTCTCGGTGACGGGCAAGCGCGGCCCGCTCGAGGCGCTGACCTCAGGAATCGTGCGCACACTCACGCGGACGTAG
- a CDS encoding RimK family alpha-L-glutamate ligase has protein sequence MKLAILSRAPQAYSTQRLRAAAEQRGHNVKVLNTLRFAIDLATDEPDLRYRGKLLSDYDAILPRIGNSITYFGTAVVRQFEQMDVYTPNTANGISNARDKLRAIQILSRHSIEMPPTAFVRNRADVRPAIESVGGAPVVIKLLEGTQGIGVILAPQVKVAEAIIETLHSTQQNVLIQKFIAESRGRDIRALVVGDRVVAAMRRVASGDEFRSNVHRGGTVEPVQLDPAYEQTAVRAAQIMGLRVAGVDMLEGDDGPLVMEVNSSPGLQGIETATDLDVAGAIIDYIANQVNFPEIDVRQRLSVSTGYGVAELAMHAGAEHVGKPLGELGLWERDITVLTLHRGVQVIPNPRKHVVLEPEDRLLCFGKLEEMRSMIPERPRRRARVRKLPPEAQDLVDG, from the coding sequence TTGAAACTGGCGATTCTTTCGCGCGCCCCTCAGGCGTACTCGACGCAGCGCCTTCGCGCGGCCGCAGAACAGCGCGGTCACAATGTGAAGGTGCTCAACACCCTTCGCTTTGCGATCGACCTCGCGACGGATGAGCCCGACTTGAGATATCGCGGCAAGCTCTTGAGCGACTACGACGCGATCCTGCCGCGTATTGGCAACTCGATCACGTACTTCGGTACCGCCGTCGTGCGGCAGTTCGAGCAGATGGACGTCTACACGCCGAACACCGCGAACGGAATTTCGAATGCGCGCGACAAGCTGCGGGCCATCCAGATCCTGTCGCGGCACTCCATCGAGATGCCGCCGACAGCATTCGTGCGCAATCGCGCGGATGTTCGGCCCGCGATCGAGTCCGTTGGCGGCGCGCCAGTTGTTATCAAGCTGCTCGAGGGCACACAGGGAATCGGCGTGATTCTCGCGCCCCAGGTGAAGGTTGCCGAAGCGATCATCGAGACGCTGCACTCGACCCAGCAGAACGTGCTCATCCAGAAGTTCATCGCCGAGAGCCGTGGTCGCGACATTCGCGCGCTCGTCGTTGGCGATCGAGTTGTCGCGGCGATGCGCCGCGTCGCGTCGGGCGACGAGTTTCGGTCGAACGTGCACCGCGGCGGCACCGTCGAGCCCGTGCAGCTCGACCCAGCCTACGAACAGACGGCGGTGCGCGCCGCCCAAATCATGGGGCTGCGCGTCGCCGGCGTCGACATGCTCGAGGGGGACGACGGTCCACTCGTTATGGAAGTGAACTCCTCGCCAGGCCTCCAAGGCATCGAGACTGCGACCGATCTCGACGTCGCCGGGGCGATCATCGACTACATCGCCAACCAGGTGAACTTCCCCGAGATTGACGTGCGCCAGCGCCTGTCGGTCTCGACAGGCTATGGTGTGGCGGAGCTCGCGATGCATGCCGGGGCGGAGCATGTCGGCAAGCCGCTCGGCGAGCTCGGATTGTGGGAGCGAGACATCACCGTGTTGACGCTGCACCGCGGCGTGCAGGTGATCCCGAACCCGCGCAAGCACGTCGTACTCGAGCCCGAAGATCGGCTCCTCTGCTTCGGCAAGCTCGAAGAGATGCGATCAATGATCCCTGAGCGGCCGCGCCGTCGCGCGCGCGTGCGCAAGCTTCCGCCGGAGGCCCAGGACCTCGTCGACGGCTAG
- a CDS encoding anaerobic C4-dicarboxylate transporter, producing the protein MDIFLFITQLLVVLACIVMGTRSSGVGLGLWGGTGVAILVFVFGLAPGAPPVDALLIVLSVVLASSMMQAAGGIDWMVSIAAKVIAKNPKQITLIAPLTAFLFSVGAGTSNILYPLLPVIYDLSYRNGIRPSRPLSLSVVATGVALACSPVSAAMAAMIALTDTAPWNFELMDIIKVTLPAAIVGIFLASLFVRRLGKDIADDPEIQAKIASGKLVAPGATATEVKAEVTVTTQGRWAAIIFLLGVLAIVIFGLFSGLRPLTGEGNPISMTPIIEIIMFVAGTLIMLVSKPKVSEIPTMTVFRAGMVSAIALFGLAWLTNTFLGEHSQLVADGIGGLVDTAPWIFALGVFLVCVLTTSQSTATNSIVPIGLAAGIPLGLMSGMWAGAFAGIYLLPTNGSQIAAANFDESGSTKLGTKLVDHSFFLPTLILAVATIAVGSLFGVIWGG; encoded by the coding sequence ATGGATATCTTCCTTTTCATTACGCAGTTGCTCGTTGTGCTCGCGTGCATCGTGATGGGCACGCGTTCGAGCGGTGTCGGGCTCGGACTGTGGGGCGGCACCGGCGTCGCGATCCTCGTCTTTGTCTTCGGGCTCGCCCCCGGAGCTCCGCCAGTCGACGCGCTACTCATCGTCCTCTCGGTGGTGCTCGCATCGTCGATGATGCAAGCCGCTGGCGGTATCGACTGGATGGTGTCGATCGCGGCGAAGGTGATCGCGAAGAACCCGAAGCAGATCACGCTCATCGCGCCGCTCACCGCGTTCCTCTTCTCGGTCGGCGCCGGCACCTCGAACATTCTCTACCCCTTGCTTCCCGTGATCTACGACCTGTCGTACCGAAACGGCATCCGCCCCTCGCGGCCGCTCTCGCTCTCTGTCGTTGCTACGGGCGTCGCGCTCGCCTGTAGCCCGGTCTCGGCGGCGATGGCAGCGATGATCGCCCTCACTGATACGGCGCCGTGGAACTTCGAGCTCATGGACATCATCAAGGTGACGCTCCCCGCAGCGATCGTCGGCATCTTCCTGGCGAGCCTGTTCGTTCGTCGCCTCGGTAAGGACATCGCCGACGACCCCGAGATCCAGGCGAAGATCGCCTCGGGCAAGCTCGTCGCCCCTGGTGCGACCGCGACCGAGGTGAAAGCCGAGGTTACAGTGACCACGCAGGGCCGCTGGGCAGCAATCATCTTCTTGTTGGGCGTGCTCGCGATCGTGATCTTCGGCCTCTTCTCGGGCCTCCGCCCGCTCACTGGCGAGGGCAACCCGATCTCAATGACGCCAATCATTGAGATCATCATGTTCGTCGCGGGTACGCTCATCATGCTCGTGTCGAAGCCGAAGGTGTCAGAGATCCCGACAATGACTGTGTTCCGCGCCGGTATGGTCTCGGCGATTGCACTCTTCGGCCTCGCGTGGCTCACAAACACGTTCCTGGGCGAGCACTCGCAGCTCGTCGCTGATGGCATCGGCGGCCTCGTCGACACCGCCCCGTGGATCTTCGCGCTCGGCGTCTTCCTCGTCTGTGTGCTGACGACGAGCCAGTCGACCGCCACGAACTCGATTGTGCCGATCGGCCTCGCTGCAGGAATCCCGCTTGGCCTCATGAGCGGCATGTGGGCTGGCGCGTTCGCAGGCATCTACCTGCTTCCGACAAACGGTTCACAGATCGCCGCGGCGAACTTCGACGAGTCGGGCTCCACGAAGCTCGGCACGAAGCTCGTGGACCACTCCTTCTTCCTGCCGACACTGATTCTTGCCGTGGCGACGATCGCCGTCGGCTCGCTGTTTGGCGTGATCTGGGGCGGCTAA
- a CDS encoding O-acetylhomoserine aminocarboxypropyltransferase/cysteine synthase family protein, whose translation MAEPAQPVSDWEGFDFDTRQVHAGEYPDLNTGLRVPPIALSAGYVFESFDDQVDRFAGRSIDPIYSRQGNPTNGVAEARLASLEGGSATVAVSSGQAAISSALFTLAQNGDRIASTASIYGGTRILFGRSFKRFGIEVDYVWDADDDAEWERAIHPNTKAIYTETIPNPRNDVTDLRRIAAVAAKHNLPLIVDNTVGSPALIRPIEHGANIVVHSTTKFLTGHGAAVGGAIVDGGNFDWNAAQAAGRSYPFITDVKPGLGSMVDRFGPGAYARAAREAVVNDIGPSLSPFNGFLLHQGMETLSLRMERHVNSSLEIAAWLEAQPEIESVDYAGLPSSPLYDLAVRDYGLASNGLGARTGSVFGVTVRGGIDGARAFVDGLRVFSRMTGIGDTRSMIIHPLSSTHATFAPEINERLGITPGLLRLSVGLESPRDLIADLRTALDNV comes from the coding sequence ATGGCCGAACCAGCACAGCCCGTCTCTGACTGGGAGGGCTTCGACTTCGACACCCGTCAGGTGCACGCTGGCGAGTACCCCGATCTCAACACGGGCCTGCGCGTGCCGCCGATCGCGCTCTCGGCAGGCTACGTGTTCGAGAGCTTCGACGATCAGGTCGACCGCTTCGCGGGACGCAGCATCGATCCGATCTACTCGCGCCAGGGCAACCCGACGAACGGCGTCGCCGAGGCGCGCCTCGCGTCGCTCGAGGGCGGGTCGGCCACGGTCGCGGTGTCGAGCGGCCAGGCCGCGATCTCCTCCGCGCTCTTCACACTCGCGCAGAACGGCGACAGGATCGCATCGACCGCGTCGATCTACGGCGGGACGCGCATCCTCTTCGGGCGCAGCTTCAAGCGCTTCGGCATCGAGGTCGACTATGTCTGGGACGCCGATGACGACGCCGAGTGGGAGCGGGCAATCCACCCCAACACGAAGGCGATCTACACCGAGACGATCCCGAACCCGCGCAACGATGTCACCGACTTACGCCGCATCGCCGCGGTCGCAGCGAAGCACAACCTGCCACTCATCGTCGACAACACTGTCGGGAGCCCGGCACTCATCCGGCCGATCGAGCACGGCGCGAACATTGTGGTGCACTCGACGACCAAGTTCCTCACCGGCCACGGTGCAGCGGTTGGCGGTGCGATCGTCGACGGCGGTAACTTCGATTGGAACGCCGCGCAGGCTGCGGGCCGCTCGTACCCGTTCATCACTGATGTGAAGCCGGGGCTTGGCTCGATGGTTGATCGCTTCGGGCCCGGCGCGTATGCGCGCGCCGCACGCGAGGCGGTGGTGAACGACATCGGGCCGTCGCTGTCGCCGTTCAATGGTTTCCTGCTGCATCAGGGCATGGAGACGCTGTCGCTGCGCATGGAGCGGCACGTGAATTCCTCGCTTGAGATTGCCGCGTGGCTTGAGGCGCAGCCGGAGATCGAGTCAGTCGACTACGCGGGGCTTCCCTCGTCACCGCTGTACGATCTGGCGGTGCGCGACTACGGGCTTGCATCGAACGGGCTCGGTGCCCGCACAGGGTCGGTGTTTGGCGTGACTGTGCGCGGCGGGATCGACGGTGCGCGCGCCTTCGTCGATGGGCTGCGGGTCTTCTCGCGGATGACTGGCATCGGCGACACCCGCTCGATGATCATTCACCCGCTGAGCTCGACGCACGCGACGTTCGCGCCCGAGATCAACGAGCGCCTCGGGATCACACCGGGCCTCCTCAGGCTCTCGGTAGGGCTCGAATCGCCTAGGGACCTCATCGCGGATCTGCGAACCGCGCTCGACAACGTCTAA
- a CDS encoding ATP-dependent zinc protease family protein — MDEYYSSTLTGWREWVSLPGIGVPWIKAKIDTGAQTSALHAGNITPFERGQEPWVRFTVQPWQEGELDEVEVELPIHDRRTVRSSSGHTQDRLVVVMDLGLVGRVVPVEVTLTDREEMVFRMLIGREALKQGYVVDSGASFVGGRPPTAIRRRNRGRA, encoded by the coding sequence GTGGACGAATACTATTCAAGCACCCTGACGGGCTGGCGTGAATGGGTGAGCCTGCCCGGAATCGGAGTGCCGTGGATCAAGGCCAAAATCGACACCGGGGCGCAAACCTCGGCCTTGCACGCGGGCAACATTACTCCTTTCGAACGCGGCCAAGAGCCATGGGTGAGATTCACCGTGCAGCCCTGGCAGGAGGGCGAACTCGACGAGGTCGAGGTCGAGCTTCCAATCCATGATCGACGCACGGTTCGAAGCTCGTCGGGGCACACCCAAGACAGGCTCGTGGTCGTGATGGATCTTGGGCTTGTTGGCCGTGTCGTTCCTGTCGAGGTCACGTTGACTGACCGCGAGGAAATGGTGTTTCGGATGCTCATCGGCCGCGAGGCGTTGAAGCAGGGCTACGTCGTTGATTCGGGCGCGTCGTTCGTCGGTGGCCGGCCGCCGACGGCGATCCGCCGGCGCAACCGCGGCCGCGCATAA
- a CDS encoding N-formylglutamate amidohydrolase, whose product MSTERTGNDALDLIPRGTVFTPEQITHYANSDTRTLDEAIADADLLVATPHSGAAIPEELAEFLSPALTRRLQYDFSDVATAAIVRRWAEIDPRIVAVINPHPRLIRDPNRKKPADVRSDLAAAIERVREAGAWQKVDLTGVDAIRPVTFSFFPILEIPGTDEGLQRLVDAFAETAEQGLGVYERTREELTDRFVAQGLERGGSFTRLSFHDTMNTTTTREGAVNVERAEKDRLPAIVALSNRGDHDGEERDPEDRPTMDPAALRALAAAHREGFGAATPDDVLLNQPYLGSEEIRAAGERFGAMRAEADAAGLRLGAVQAEFLREFLLGDAAAAELQEPGTEWIEEDPAHIDEIAQACKRSWDAFRAATA is encoded by the coding sequence ATGAGCACTGAGCGAACAGGCAATGACGCACTCGATCTGATCCCGCGCGGGACCGTCTTCACTCCCGAGCAGATCACCCACTACGCGAACTCCGACACCCGCACGCTCGATGAGGCGATCGCCGACGCCGACCTGCTCGTCGCAACCCCGCACTCGGGTGCCGCGATCCCAGAGGAGCTTGCCGAGTTCCTCTCGCCAGCGCTCACGCGCAGGCTCCAGTATGACTTCAGCGATGTCGCTACAGCCGCGATCGTGCGCCGCTGGGCCGAGATCGATCCGCGCATCGTCGCCGTGATCAACCCGCACCCGCGACTCATCCGCGACCCAAACCGCAAGAAGCCTGCCGATGTGCGCTCCGATCTCGCCGCCGCGATTGAGCGAGTGCGCGAGGCCGGAGCGTGGCAGAAGGTCGACCTCACGGGCGTGGACGCGATCCGCCCGGTGACGTTCTCGTTCTTCCCGATCCTCGAGATCCCGGGCACCGACGAGGGGCTGCAGCGCCTCGTCGACGCGTTCGCCGAGACTGCCGAGCAGGGGCTCGGCGTGTACGAGCGCACCCGCGAGGAGCTCACCGACAGATTCGTCGCTCAGGGGCTTGAGCGGGGCGGCTCATTCACCCGCCTCTCGTTCCACGACACCATGAACACGACGACGACCCGCGAGGGCGCCGTGAACGTCGAGCGCGCCGAGAAGGATCGCCTGCCCGCCATCGTCGCACTCTCAAACCGTGGCGACCACGACGGCGAGGAGCGCGACCCCGAGGATCGCCCGACGATGGATCCAGCTGCGCTGCGCGCGCTCGCAGCTGCGCATCGCGAGGGTTTTGGTGCGGCAACCCCGGACGACGTGCTGCTGAACCAGCCGTACCTCGGCAGCGAGGAGATCCGCGCCGCGGGCGAGCGATTCGGTGCGATGCGGGCAGAGGCCGACGCCGCGGGATTGCGACTCGGCGCGGTGCAGGCCGAGTTCCTGCGCGAGTTCCTGCTCGGAGACGCCGCTGCAGCTGAACTGCAGGAGCCTGGCACCGAGTGGATCGAAGAGGATCCGGCCCACATCGACGAGATCGCCCAGGCGTGCAAGCGATCCTGGGACGCGTTCCGCGCCGCCACGGCGTAG
- a CDS encoding SulP family inorganic anion transporter has protein sequence MSSILAGLRSLLPSRDDYRGLKAGWRGDLVAGLTVGIVALPLALAFGVSSGVGAEAGLITAIVAGLVAAVFGGSNVQVSGPTGAMVVVLAPIVVLHGPAAVAVVSLMAGLMVVAAGVFRLGRAVSYIPWPVIEGFTAGIGIIIFLQQVPAALGVENTGHSSNAVVAAWQTITEASWPEALLPLSAVAAVALIMLLLDRFAPGFPSSFVAILVVSVAAVLMGSALPNIGELPSSLPAPTLPAFDAAMLASLAGPAAAVAALAAIESLLSARVAATIADTGPVNADRELFGQGLASVASGLFGGMPATGAIARTAVNVRSGARTRVAAIVHALALLLVVLVAAPIVGAIPLAALAGVLMMTAARMVSWQTARRVFSSGKSSAATFAVTLLITVSVDLVVAVGIGVAVAAFFALRTLGNMSVATRETLPGEAAEGDERIALFRVEGSLFFGAADRLVEAISDEPGVEVAILRLSDLQIIDATGANALAGLVTSLERRGVTVLIKGVQAHHRTLLERLGVIRSLRDPHHLFDELEPALEHARDHIRRAS, from the coding sequence GTGTCCTCAATTCTTGCGGGGCTTCGCTCCCTGCTTCCCTCTCGAGACGACTACCGCGGCCTCAAGGCAGGCTGGCGCGGCGACCTCGTAGCCGGCCTCACCGTCGGTATTGTCGCGCTGCCACTCGCCCTCGCGTTTGGCGTGAGCTCCGGTGTTGGCGCCGAAGCGGGGCTCATCACCGCCATCGTCGCTGGGCTCGTCGCCGCCGTGTTCGGCGGCTCGAACGTTCAGGTCTCAGGCCCCACGGGGGCGATGGTCGTGGTGCTCGCCCCCATCGTCGTGCTGCACGGCCCAGCGGCCGTCGCCGTCGTCAGTCTCATGGCGGGCCTCATGGTCGTCGCTGCCGGTGTATTCAGGCTTGGCCGCGCCGTGAGCTACATCCCGTGGCCAGTGATCGAGGGATTCACGGCGGGCATCGGCATCATCATCTTTCTCCAACAGGTTCCGGCGGCACTCGGCGTGGAGAACACGGGCCACTCGTCAAACGCCGTCGTGGCCGCGTGGCAGACAATCACCGAGGCGAGCTGGCCGGAGGCGCTCCTCCCCCTCTCCGCGGTTGCCGCCGTGGCGCTCATCATGCTGCTCCTCGACAGGTTCGCACCTGGCTTCCCGTCGTCGTTCGTCGCGATTCTCGTTGTCTCGGTCGCCGCGGTGCTTATGGGCTCGGCGCTCCCGAATATCGGGGAGCTGCCGAGTTCGCTGCCAGCCCCAACGCTTCCAGCATTTGATGCGGCAATGCTCGCCTCGCTCGCTGGCCCGGCTGCGGCAGTCGCGGCCCTCGCGGCAATCGAATCGCTGCTCTCGGCTCGCGTTGCCGCGACGATCGCAGACACGGGGCCCGTGAACGCCGACCGTGAACTGTTTGGGCAGGGCCTCGCGTCCGTCGCGTCAGGCCTCTTTGGTGGGATGCCTGCGACCGGGGCGATTGCGCGCACTGCGGTAAACGTCCGCTCAGGCGCCCGTACGCGAGTCGCTGCGATCGTGCACGCGCTCGCGCTCCTACTTGTCGTACTCGTCGCTGCCCCGATCGTCGGGGCGATTCCGCTCGCCGCACTCGCCGGCGTGCTGATGATGACAGCGGCGCGCATGGTGTCGTGGCAGACAGCGCGGCGAGTCTTTAGTTCAGGCAAGTCGAGTGCCGCGACATTCGCTGTCACTCTGCTCATCACAGTGAGCGTTGACCTTGTCGTCGCCGTCGGAATCGGCGTGGCCGTCGCGGCGTTCTTCGCGCTTCGCACACTGGGCAACATGAGCGTCGCGACTCGCGAGACACTCCCCGGCGAGGCTGCCGAAGGCGACGAGCGGATCGCGCTCTTCCGCGTCGAGGGCTCCCTCTTCTTTGGCGCAGCCGACAGACTCGTCGAGGCAATCTCCGACGAGCCTGGCGTCGAGGTTGCAATCCTCCGCCTCTCCGACCTCCAGATCATCGACGCCACGGGCGCGAACGCCCTCGCCGGGCTCGTCACGAGCCTCGAGCGCCGCGGCGTCACCGTGCTCATCAAGGGCGTGCAGGCTCACCACCGGACGCTGCTGGAACGCCTCGGGGTGATCCGCTCGCTGCGCGATCCCCACCACCTTTTCGACGAGCTTGAGCCCGCGCTCGAACACGCGCGCGACCACATTCGGCGCGCCTCCTAA
- a CDS encoding MalY/PatB family protein, whose product MADCLETQSADPSGVPFAELDPALLRTQRTSLKWTRFPEDTLPLFVAEMDFAVAPEIRRTLVERIEASDLGYLDGPGPLAGAFADFARDRWGWEVPHERIHLATDVATGVVESLRVLAPNGTRVVVPTPVYPGFFEMLEELPFEIAEVPLTTGSASDGHAPAGLDLAAIEREFAAGADVFLLCNPHNPHGIAYTRDELTELARLAAAHGVAVVSDEIHAPLTHSGVTFTPFAPLAAAAGALSVTTISASKGWNIAGTKCAVIVAADDRANRVLADLPPETVTRASILGLHASVAAFNDGRDWLDRAVAQIEANVSLLAELVPAELPGVHLAVPRAGYLAWLDLRDAGLGDDPYTRVLEDAKVALNNGAFFGAAGAGHVRLNLACAPDTIREAVRRIASILPARTPGPTEPSSGAPSSTAPAPTTPASTAALTQEA is encoded by the coding sequence ATGGCCGACTGTTTGGAGACCCAGAGTGCAGACCCGAGCGGCGTACCGTTCGCCGAGCTCGACCCAGCGCTGCTGCGCACGCAGCGTACGAGCCTGAAGTGGACACGGTTCCCCGAAGATACGTTGCCCCTCTTCGTTGCAGAGATGGACTTCGCGGTTGCGCCCGAAATTCGACGCACGCTCGTCGAGCGGATCGAGGCCTCTGACCTCGGCTATCTCGACGGGCCGGGTCCGCTCGCTGGCGCGTTTGCCGACTTCGCACGCGATCGCTGGGGCTGGGAGGTGCCGCACGAGCGGATCCACCTCGCAACCGATGTCGCCACGGGCGTCGTTGAGTCGCTGCGTGTGCTCGCGCCGAACGGCACCCGAGTCGTGGTGCCAACGCCCGTCTACCCCGGGTTCTTCGAGATGCTCGAAGAACTGCCGTTCGAGATCGCGGAGGTGCCGCTCACCACGGGCTCTGCGTCAGACGGGCACGCCCCGGCCGGTCTCGACCTCGCGGCAATCGAGCGCGAGTTCGCCGCCGGCGCCGACGTGTTCCTGCTCTGCAACCCGCACAATCCGCACGGCATTGCGTATACACGCGATGAGCTCACTGAGCTTGCACGGCTTGCCGCGGCGCACGGGGTCGCAGTCGTGTCAGACGAGATCCACGCCCCGCTCACACACTCGGGCGTGACGTTCACGCCGTTCGCCCCGCTCGCTGCGGCAGCCGGCGCGCTCTCGGTCACCACGATCTCGGCGAGCAAGGGCTGGAACATCGCGGGTACCAAATGCGCGGTCATCGTCGCGGCGGATGACCGAGCGAACCGGGTGCTCGCAGACTTGCCGCCCGAGACCGTGACCCGCGCCAGCATCCTTGGTCTGCACGCCTCGGTCGCCGCGTTCAATGACGGCCGCGACTGGCTCGACCGCGCCGTCGCGCAGATCGAGGCGAATGTCTCGCTGCTCGCCGAGCTCGTGCCGGCCGAGCTTCCGGGCGTGCACCTCGCCGTACCGCGCGCTGGCTACCTCGCGTGGCTCGACCTGCGCGACGCTGGGCTCGGCGACGACCCATACACGCGGGTGCTCGAAGACGCGAAGGTCGCGCTGAACAATGGCGCGTTCTTTGGCGCGGCGGGGGCGGGCCACGTTCGTCTGAACCTCGCGTGCGCGCCCGACACGATCCGCGAGGCGGTGCGGCGCATCGCCTCGATCCTGCCCGCTCGCACGCCGGGACCCACCGAGCCAAGCTCCGGCGCGCCAAGTTCAACCGCGCCCGCACCCACCACGCCCGCGTCCACCGCTGCACTCACCCAGGAGGCATAG
- a CDS encoding GNAT family N-acetyltransferase, with product MTSGTASFTVRPLRESDLDETAAILRDGFNDDPVWGPVFPEHPDRAAHALAHWRFMADQAVKYGEPLVAVLPDGSLGAVSTWFPPGENEVHVNDEPAYEALLRSTIGDAAADSLLNEGELFAEARPTEPHAYLSLLAVAPGARGLGIGMRLVSAALERYDAAGMQTYLESSNPANDARYERLGYVAAKQIHIPGSPTVQSFLRQPAA from the coding sequence ATGACAAGCGGCACAGCTTCCTTTACAGTTCGCCCCTTGCGGGAGTCGGACCTCGACGAGACTGCAGCGATCCTGCGCGACGGGTTTAATGACGACCCGGTCTGGGGCCCGGTCTTCCCTGAGCACCCCGACAGGGCGGCGCATGCGCTCGCCCACTGGCGGTTCATGGCGGACCAGGCGGTGAAGTACGGCGAACCGCTCGTAGCTGTGCTCCCCGACGGCTCCCTCGGCGCCGTCTCGACATGGTTCCCGCCGGGCGAGAACGAGGTGCACGTGAACGACGAGCCGGCCTACGAAGCGCTGCTGCGAAGCACGATCGGCGACGCGGCCGCCGATTCGCTTCTCAACGAGGGCGAGCTCTTTGCCGAGGCGCGCCCCACCGAGCCTCACGCCTACCTTTCGCTGCTCGCGGTCGCACCTGGGGCGCGCGGGCTTGGAATCGGCATGCGGCTCGTCTCAGCGGCGCTCGAACGCTACGATGCGGCGGGAATGCAGACCTACCTCGAGTCTTCAAACCCCGCGAACGACGCCCGCTACGAGCGGCTCGGCTACGTCGCTGCGAAGCAGATCCACATCCCCGGCTCACCGACGGTGCAGAGCTTCCTGCGGCAACCTGCTGCGTAG